One Lagenorhynchus albirostris chromosome 8, mLagAlb1.1, whole genome shotgun sequence genomic region harbors:
- the PSMC2 gene encoding 26S proteasome regulatory subunit 7 produces the protein MPDYLGADQRKTKEEEKEDKPIRALDEGDIALLKTYGQSTYSRQIKQVEDDIQQLLKKINELTGIKESDTGLAPPALWDLAADKQTLQSEQPLQVARCTKIINADSEDPKYIINVKQFAKFVVDLSDQVAPTDIEEGMRVGVDRNKYQIHIPLPPKIDPTVTMMQVEEKPDVTYSDVGGCKEQIEKLREVVETPLLHPERFVNLGIEPPKGVLLFGPPGTGKTLCARAVANRTDACFIRVIGSELVQKYVGEGARMVRELFEMARTKKACLIFFDEIDAIGGARFDDGAGGDNEVQRTMLELINQLDGFDPRGNIKVLMATNRPDTLDPALMRPGRLDRKIEFSLPDLEGRTHIFKIHARSMSVERDIRFELLARLCPNSTGAEIRSVCTEAGMFAIRARRKIATEKDFLEAVNKVIKSYAKFSATPRYMTYN, from the exons ATGCCGGATTACCTCGGTGCAGATCAGCGGAAAaccaaagaagaggagaaagaagacaagCCCATCCGAG CTCTGGATGAGGGGGATATTGCCTTGCTGAAAACTTAT GGTCAGAGCACTTACTCTAGGCAAATCAAACAGGTTGAAGATGACATTCAACAACTTCTCAAGAAAATTAATGAGCTCACgg GTATTAAAGAGTCTGACACTGGCCTGGCCCCACCAGCACTCTGGGATTTGGCTGCGGATAAGCAAACACTCCAGAGTGAACAGCCTTTGCAGGTTGCGAG ATGCACAAAGATAATCAATGCTGATTCGGAGGACCCGAAGTACATCATCAATGTGAAGCAGTTTGCCAAGTTTGTGGTGGACCTCAGTGATCAGGTTGCACCTACTGACATTGAAGAAGGGATGAGAGTTGG TGTGGACAGAAATAAGTATCAGATTCACATTCCACTGCCTCCTAAGATTGACCCAACAGTTACCATGATGCAG GTGGAGGAAAAACCTGATGTTACATATAGTGATGTGGGTGGCTGTAAAGAACAGATTGAGAAACTTCGAGAAGTAGTTGAAACCCCACTACTTCAT CCAGAGAGGTTTGTTAACCTTGGCATTGAGCCTCCTAAGGGTGTGCTGCTCTTTGGTCCACCGGGTACAGGCAAGACACTCTGTGCTCGGGCAGTTGCTAATAGGACTGATGCTTGCTTCATTCGAGTTATTGGATCTGAACTTGTGCAGAAGTACGTCGGTGAG GGGGCTCGAATGGTTCGAGAGCTCTTTGAAATGGCCAGAACAAAGAAAGCCTGCCTTATCTTCTTCGATGAAATTGATGCTATTGGAG GGGCTCGTTTTGATGATGGTGCTGGAGGTGACAATGAAGTACAGAGGACCATGTTGGAACTGATCAATCAGCTGGATGGGTTTGATCCTCGAGGCAACATTAAGGTTCTGATGGCCACAAACAGACCTGACACTCTGGACCCCGCGCTGATGAGGCCCGGGAGACTGGACAGGAAGATTGAGTTTAGCTTACCTGATCTAGAG GGCCGGACTCACATTTTTAAGATTCATGCCCGTTCAATGAGTGTTGAAAGAGATATCAGATTTGAACTGTTAGCACGACTGTGTCCAAATAGCACTG GTGCTGAGATCCGAAGCGTCTGCACAGAAGCTGGTATGTTTGCCATCCGAGCACGGCGAAAAATTGCTACTGAGAAGGATTTCTTGGAAGCTGTAAATAAGGTCATCAAGTCCTATGCCAAATTCAGTGCTACTCCGCGCTATATGACATACAACTGA